Below is a window of Pseudomonadota bacterium DNA.
CCCTTTGCGAACAATGATGAGATGGCTGCGTCGATCAATGGCATCTTCTTCGCCATTAAAAGTCGCCACTTTTAAATCATTTTGGTAGGCATATTGGCGTATAAAAAAATACTGGTTGAGATATTGTAAATTGGTTGAGCATTCGACCGTCAGCTCCTCTGGAAGATCATAACGCGCCTCTTCCAGCGTAGCCCCCAACGGATTGGGATACGGCAATGCGACTAAATGATGAATGCTATTGTGTGAGTGAAGTCCCATATCATTACCTCCTGATACCCAAGTCACTACGACAGGATCTGGAGGATGCATACGAACGCCAGAAATTTTCTGGAAAAATTCTACCACAGGTAGAAATGAGAGATATCACCCACAAAGATTTCTCAGGCGAACCCTAGTGTTTGCAAGGCAATGCAACGAAAAGCTTGATGAAAGGGCGGGCTATTAACGTTTTGGAAACGTTTCTCATGATAAAAAGGATGTTCGTCCATTTTACATAGATTCAAGGCTCCATGACATCACAGAATCAACCCTATCAGCTACTCAAGCAACGCCTGTCACGGCAATCGCTCCCGCCAGATGACAAGGATGAGCTGCTTACCTATTTGCAGGGCCTTGGAGCACTCTATAGAAAATACGATGAGGGATTCTCTGATAACCTCAAATTGCTATCGCTGCCTGATTATAATGGCGAGCCAATCAATCTTACTTCAAGTGTAACGCATCTTGACCCGCATCATCCTGCGTTAGCTGCTTCTACGGCTGCAGCAGCTGCGAAGGATGAAGAGCTTTATGGCCGCTATAATGCCGCATCTGACGAAATCAATGCGCTGGCCGACCTAATGACTACCATCCAGAAAACCCAGAGAGCGATCCCAAGTGCGGATCCAAAGCTCGTTGCTCAAACATCGGTTGAGCATCTCGGCATGCTGCTCTCACACGTAGTCGAAGGTTTGACACCCGATCAAATGACTGCCGTGATGGATGCGTATGAACAAGATCAGCCAAAACCATTACACCCGTATGTACGCAAGCATATTGAAGACCTTACTTCTGGAACATCCCCGTTGTCCGGTCTACCGGCAGACCCTGATGAGAAGTTTGCCTTACAACTAAGCATCCTTTCCCTCGCTCTTAGCGCCTGTCATTATCGATGGGATGGGTTACCTGAGTTAGGAGAGGGAATGCACGCGGCCTACGAGCAGCTGGAAGAACGCGTCGCTAAAGAAGAGCGCAACCTGCCAGATGATCAGGCCCTTGCCGACCACGGCGGCACCTTATGTAACCAGCTTGTGAAACCTGCCGTATGCGGGTTAATGGAGCATCTGCAAGGCATTAATACCGCCTCGGTTAAAAAACAAAATATCCTGCTATACCATGGTAGCACCTCGACCATCATGGATGCCTTACTAGCCACAACAACAGATAAATGGGCGCGCCATTCAACAAATCGCAAGCAGTTGATCTCATTTTCAATGTCGTGGGATGGGCTCAAGACGCTCCACAGAGATGCGCAGATGGATCCGGCTATCGTACCCGGCTCTATTAATGCCAAGGCGCTTGAACACTATTTAGAAACCAAAATTCTAAGCAAGCCTTACACCGATGATCCCAAAGCAGCGCGTGCAGAAGTACAAAAGAAGATTGGCGCTTTAGTGCTCAACATTCCCGAGAATCCAATCGGGAAAATACCGTCCGATGCAGAAATGGCCGCGCTTGCCTCGGTCATTTCCAAATACGATATCCCGCTGGTGGTTGCGGACGAGATCTTTTCAGCACCTGCCTATAAATCGCTCATCACCTATCCAGATATGGGCCAGCGCTGCTACATTATTTCTGGGACTTCAAAAAATATACCCATCGAGACCAAGCTGGCCTTTGGGTACACAGAAAATGATGCGCTAGCGCATAAGGTTCAACAGGCGGTTGGAAAAGGTGAATACATAGATCCTGTTCGGGCTGCAGGCCTTGGTGCGCTCATTTCTCATACACCACGTACATATTATGAGAATAATCAGGCGATCTATACCCAGAAACGTGCAATGGTGAGCGAGGCTATGGCAAACCTCAACAAAGATCTCGGCCTGAATGAAGGGCTGCAATGGCTTGAAGAGCCAAACTATGGCTGCCTTGGTGTCGTGAGCTTGCCTCCTTCACTTACCCAGAAATGCGGTATCCGCAACAGCACAGAGTTAGCAGAATATCTCTACAAACTTGGTGGTGTGCAGACCATTCCTATTGGTGATGTGGTCCATGATATTACAAAACCTATCGGTGTGCGCGTGAATATATCACTTCCTGATGAGACATTGGCGCTGGCAGTAGAGCGCATCGGCGTTGCCATGCAATATATGCAAGAGCGTAAGCAGTACAAAACGATTGCCGGAGAGCAAGATCGTAACAGGGGGCGAGATGATGACCGCGGTGGGCTCAAGAGCTTCCTCGCCGCCGCTTTTCAGGCTTTCCAACAAGCTAATGGGAACGAAAGAGGTTAGTATGCAATCGCAAGAATGGAAACGTCAACCCACCCTCTTCCCCTCCTTCCGCGCGTTACTGCAGGCAGTAACCAATTGTAGTGCTAAGCTCGAATTTCAAGCCTTACAGCCGAATGCAGGCGATGAAGAGCTGCTTGCTAAATTGCGCGCAGCCGAGAAGATGCTAAAAGCCTACTTCTTTTTCCTGCGAGAGAATCCCGCAAACAAGCCAGT
It encodes the following:
- a CDS encoding aminotransferase class I/II-fold pyridoxal phosphate-dependent enzyme, translating into MTSQNQPYQLLKQRLSRQSLPPDDKDELLTYLQGLGALYRKYDEGFSDNLKLLSLPDYNGEPINLTSSVTHLDPHHPALAASTAAAAAKDEELYGRYNAASDEINALADLMTTIQKTQRAIPSADPKLVAQTSVEHLGMLLSHVVEGLTPDQMTAVMDAYEQDQPKPLHPYVRKHIEDLTSGTSPLSGLPADPDEKFALQLSILSLALSACHYRWDGLPELGEGMHAAYEQLEERVAKEERNLPDDQALADHGGTLCNQLVKPAVCGLMEHLQGINTASVKKQNILLYHGSTSTIMDALLATTTDKWARHSTNRKQLISFSMSWDGLKTLHRDAQMDPAIVPGSINAKALEHYLETKILSKPYTDDPKAARAEVQKKIGALVLNIPENPIGKIPSDAEMAALASVISKYDIPLVVADEIFSAPAYKSLITYPDMGQRCYIISGTSKNIPIETKLAFGYTENDALAHKVQQAVGKGEYIDPVRAAGLGALISHTPRTYYENNQAIYTQKRAMVSEAMANLNKDLGLNEGLQWLEEPNYGCLGVVSLPPSLTQKCGIRNSTELAEYLYKLGGVQTIPIGDVVHDITKPIGVRVNISLPDETLALAVERIGVAMQYMQERKQYKTIAGEQDRNRGRDDDRGGLKSFLAAAFQAFQQANGNERG